A window of the Citrus sinensis cultivar Valencia sweet orange chromosome 9, DVS_A1.0, whole genome shotgun sequence genome harbors these coding sequences:
- the LOC102627834 gene encoding uncharacterized protein LOC102627834 isoform X2 encodes MKMECAIAGKLSSTSSYLVNTRRNGMKRTKLMANHNMFYSSKSMISLPILAHTNPSLKVVTEKLGCPADFGFGELVWPTPGDEIPFWKNKFPSRYASLEAPAEIEKDSNLMHIIHITAEMAPIAKVGGLGDVVTGLARACLSRGHTVDIMLPFYECIQKQEISDLALITTYNSYHDGNWVATNAYHGVVSSIPVIFIEPSNQFFKGKNVYGGSYNELEAYLFFSRACLEWMQVTGVQPDIIHVHEWQIGALPLLYWDMYQSLSLKKPRIVLTIHNMEHYGECRQEQLSKCGLDGSIYASVEKAIDDRTIGHNPERLSLLKGGIVYSNAVVTVSPTYLKETLCSGWLASVLITHRDKYFGILNGIDTVIWNPATDAFLPAKFHAQKPEGKKICKYYIQKGLGLKSEGTVPLVVCITRLVAQKGLHLITHTIKRAEELGGQMILLGNSPVHWVQKDFEDLANLHNKGTSTRILLMYSEELSHMLYAAADIVLVPSIYEPCGLAQMIGMRYGAVPVVRKTGGLADTVFDMDDPSNHEKANGFVFEGIDEGSLNWALDRAFRHFIGRRILAFWIVLESKNQPRRHH; translated from the exons GTGGTTACTGAAAAACTTGGTTGTCCGGCAGACTTTGGTTTTGGTGAACTGGTTTGGCCTACTCCTGGTGATGAAATCCCATTTTGGAAGAATAAGTTTCCTTCTAGATATGCAAGCCTAGAAGCTCCAGCTGAAATAGAGAAGGATTCCAATCTCATGCATATTATTCACATTACAGCTGAAATGGCGCCTATAGCTAAAGTTGGTGGACTTGGTGATGTTGTAACAGGACTTGCTCGTGCATGTTTATCTCGTGGCCATACAGTAGATATAATGCTCCCTTTCTATGAGTGCATTCAAAAACAGGAGATCAGTGACCTGGCACTGATCACGACTTATAACTCTTATCATGATGGTAATTGGGTTGCAACTAATGCCTACCATGGGGTAGTTTCCAGCATCCctgtaatatttattgaaCCATCCAATCAGTTCTTCAAGGGGAAAAATGTATATGGGGGTTCATACAATGAGCTGGAGgcatatttgtttttcagtCGTGCTTGCCTAGAATGGATGCAG GTGACTGGAGTTCAACCTGATATCATTCACGTCCATGAGTGGCAGATAGGTGCTTTACCCCTACTTTACTGGGATATGTACCAAAGTCTCTCCCTTAAG AAACCAAGAATTGTATTGACAATCCACAACATGGAGCATTATGGGGAGTGCAG ACAAGAGCAACTCAGTAAATGCGGTCTTGATGGATCTATATATGCAAGTGTGGAAAAG GCAATTGATGATCGAACTATTGGCCACAATCCTGAAAGATTGAGCCTATTGAAAGGTGGAATTGTGTATAGCAATGCAGTGGT tACAGTCTCTCCAACATATCTTAAAGAGACACTTTGCTCTGGATGGCTTGCAAGTGTGCTGATAACACATCGTGATAA GTACTTTGGTATTTTGAATGGTATAGACACAGTGATCTGGAACCCTGCTACAGATGCTTTCTTGCCTGCTAAGTTTCACG CACAAAAACCTGAGGGCAAGAAGATATGCAAATACTATATCCAAAAGGGGTTGGGTTTGAAGTCAGAAGGGACTGTCCCATTGGTTGTCTGCATCACTCGACTAGTTGCTCAGAAGGGTCTTCATTTGATTACTCATACAATTAAGCGTGCTGAAGAGCTT GGTGGACAAATGATTTTGCTGGGAAATTCTCCTGTTCATTGGGTtcaaaaagattttgaagatCTTGCAAATTTG CATAACAAAGGTACAAGTACCCGGATCCTGCTGATGTATAG TGAGGAACTCTCCCACATGCTCTATGCTGCAGCAGACATTGTGTTGGTTCCTTCTATATATGAACCATGTGGACTTGCCCAAATGATTGGAATGCGTTATGGAGCG GTCCCAGTGGTCAGAAAGACAGGTGGTCTTGCAGACACGGTCTTTGACATGGATGATCCATCAAATCATGAAAAGGCCAATGG GTTTGTATTTGAAGGAATAGATGAAGGATCTTTAAATTGGGCTCTAGACCGTGCATTTAGACACTTCATAGGCA GGAGAATACTAGCCTTCTGGATTGTTTTGGAGAGTAAAAATCAGCCAAGGAGACACCATTAA